GCCAGGAAGGTCCAGGGTCACGGTATTGGGGACGAGGATTTTCACTGCAGCTCCATCGCTAGAAGGTAATGCCGGTACGTTCACGAGGTTAGCCCGACATGGGGCCACGAGGCTTCTCCAGCTTCATCCCTAGCAATGTGACAGGCAGCACTCTATGGTTGTAGGACGTTCGACGTAGCACGTAACACAAGGCATTCGAAAGGACACAAAATTGCTTGCACGCATCGCAGCCACTGGAGCCCTTAGCCTGGCCCTCCTGGCCAGCCTCGGTCTTCCGGCCACGGCAGCCCCGATTCCTCCAAACAACCCCACGGCCGCCCCTGGAAGTTTCGCCGAAGCAAATATCGCCGCTGATCGCACGTCCGCCAACTTCTTCTACCGGATCCCGGCACTGGCATACCTGGGCAATAACGTTGTCCTGGCTGCATGGGATGGCCGGCCCGGCTCGGCCGCCGATGCTCCCAACCCGAACTCAATCGTGCAACGCCGCAGCACGGATGGCGGCCAGACCTGGGGCCCTGTGCAGGTCATTGCCGCCGGACACGTCGCCGACGCCAGCGGGCCCAAGTACGGCTACAGCGACCCCTCATACATCTATGACGCCGAGGCGGGCAAAGTCTTTGCCTTCTTCGTGTACTCCAAGGACCAAGGCTTCGGCGGCAGCCAGTTCGGCAACGACGACGCAGACCGGACCGTGATCTCCTCGGCCGTCATCGAGTCCTCCGATGGCGGCGTTACGTGGAGTCAGCCACGGCTCATCACCAACGTCACCAAGCCCGGGACCAGCAAGACCAACCCCGTGGCTGGCGATGTCCGCTCCAACTTCGCCTCTTCCGGCGAAGGCATCCAGCTTAAGTACGGTCCGCACAAGGGCAGGCTCATCCAGCAGTACGCCGGTGATGTCCGCCAGGCCGATGGCACCAACAAGATCCAGGCCTACAGCGTCTACTCAGACGATCATGGCGTGACCTGGCACAAGGGTGCCAACGTCGGCGACCGCATGGATGAGAACAAGACCGTTGAACTCTCCGATGGCAGGGTCCTGCTGAACTCCCGCGACAACGCAAACCAGGGCTACCGTAAGGTAGCGATCTCCACGGACGGTGGTGCCACTTACGGTCCGGTCACCCAGGACACCGAGCTGCCGGATCCCGCTAACAACGGTGCCATTGCCCGGATGTTCCCGAATGCGGAGCAGGGTTCCGCGGACGCCAGGAAGCTGATCTTCACCAACGCAAACTCCAAGACCGGCCGCGAGAACGTCTCCGCCCGGGTATCGTGCGACGACGGCGCCACCTGGCCGGGCGTCCGAACCATTCGTTCCGGCTTCTCGGCCTACTCCACGGTGACCCGCATGGAGGACGGCAAGTTCGGTGTCCTTTACGAGGGCAACTACACGGACAACATGCCCTTCGCGAAGTTTGACGACGCCTGGCTGAACTACGTCTGCGCACCGCTTTCCGTCCCTGCCGTTACCACCGCTCCCGGTGCAACCCAGCAAGTCGCCGTGACGGTGACCAACCAGGAGGCCACCACGATCTCCGGCGCCAACGCCACCGTCTACACGCCGAGCGGCTGGTCGGCCACCTCGGTGCCGGTTCCCGACGTCGCGCGTGGTGCCTCGGTAACCGTCAACGTTTCGCTGACCGCTCCCGCGAACGCCAGTGGTCCGCAGAACCTTAACGCAGCATTCGCGACGGCGGATGGCCGGGTTTCGCAGTTCACGTTCACGGCGACGGTCCCGGTAGCCCCGCAAGTGGGGCTCACCATCACAGGCTCTGCCCCTGCTCGTGACGTTGTGGCCAGCCCGTATCAGGCTGGGGAGGCCCTTAGTTACTCCTTCAACGTCAAGAGCACGTCCAACGTCACTGCCAACGCCGTTCCAGTATCCGGGACCTTCGACTCCGGTTTCCTACCGCCGACTGCACCTAACTGCCGGTTCAACAACCTGGCCGCCGGCGCCAGCTACAACTGCACTACCGCGAAGCATGTGCTGACTGCCGCGGACATCGAGCGCGGCTACTTCGTGCCCGAGGCGAGCTTCAGCATCACAGCCAGCTCGACGCCGTCGCTCACCAAAACGGTTCCGTTCACCGGCGCTGCCGTGGCCCTGCGCGACGGCCTGGTGGCGGCCGACATCAGCGGGGCACGTGCCGACGTCGGGCGTGATCTCGCGGCCCAGCCCTACGCGGCAGGCGACCTTTTCCCGTACACATTCACGGTGAAGAACACGAGTCCGCTCGTGGAGAAGGTAGTGCCCACTGCCGGCAACTTCAGCCCCTTGGTCCCTGAGGGGCCGGGCAACTGCCGCTACCTCACCCTGCCGGCCGGCCAGAGCTACCAGTGCGCCACACCGCGCCATGCCGTGACTGCCGGGGAAGCCGAGCAGGGTTTCTTCGTTCCAAGCACCAGCTGGGAAGTCAGCTCGGC
This window of the Arthrobacter sp. StoSoilB5 genome carries:
- a CDS encoding exo-alpha-sialidase translates to MLARIAATGALSLALLASLGLPATAAPIPPNNPTAAPGSFAEANIAADRTSANFFYRIPALAYLGNNVVLAAWDGRPGSAADAPNPNSIVQRRSTDGGQTWGPVQVIAAGHVADASGPKYGYSDPSYIYDAEAGKVFAFFVYSKDQGFGGSQFGNDDADRTVISSAVIESSDGGVTWSQPRLITNVTKPGTSKTNPVAGDVRSNFASSGEGIQLKYGPHKGRLIQQYAGDVRQADGTNKIQAYSVYSDDHGVTWHKGANVGDRMDENKTVELSDGRVLLNSRDNANQGYRKVAISTDGGATYGPVTQDTELPDPANNGAIARMFPNAEQGSADARKLIFTNANSKTGRENVSARVSCDDGATWPGVRTIRSGFSAYSTVTRMEDGKFGVLYEGNYTDNMPFAKFDDAWLNYVCAPLSVPAVTTAPGATQQVAVTVTNQEATTISGANATVYTPSGWSATSVPVPDVARGASVTVNVSLTAPANASGPQNLNAAFATADGRVSQFTFTATVPVAPQVGLTITGSAPARDVVASPYQAGEALSYSFNVKSTSNVTANAVPVSGTFDSGFLPPTAPNCRFNNLAAGASYNCTTAKHVLTAADIERGYFVPEASFSITASSTPSLTKTVPFTGAAVALRDGLVAADISGARADVGRDLAAQPYAAGDLFPYTFTVKNTSPLVEKVVPTAGNFSPLVPEGPGNCRYLTLPAGQSYQCATPRHAVTAGEAEQGFFVPSTSWEVSSAGQSTRNYGIDGGEVDLKVREPKLEGTVSAVWEDADGDRFASAGDPVTYTYTVGNAGNVALTGLEATGSGITETALAIGGTATATRVHVLTAEDVVAGSLAAVSFDATAHNGTKEVAATAEGEALALRVQPAKPDTEPALTVQDFDGQTPSFDLGTGEKYRNGQKVTLKGLEYGQWYYVYLNKDSYRLGWIFPTTDNTVEFILPSDVKNGRDDVVVLDKDGAQVSFDRLQVTPKG